From a region of the Candidatus Poribacteria bacterium genome:
- a CDS encoding TolC family protein: MNPLRFCHFLCVGTFLFLLINLSVVAQEPQVLTLEESIELAKQNNLTLQTAEQNLKAAEAQVSAARAGLLPRITASGNYTYFKDIQKSVIQAEGGFGFPTPDGEMDAPEPPSADNESDLIELEFGAHHNAQGTVNLTQPVFAWGRYYYGYQAAKLNYQAVQRDVDAASNQLRLDVSEAFYGALVAQEFVRVAQQSVSLVEEQLAIAEASLSAGAATNFDVLRAKVQLANARSQLIRAQNGVQTAKNAYKTVLNIPLAESISVKGTLEISENRKIPALNLDALVQQALENRPEVHRTQFTELAARKQIDVAKTRSRPDLGFFSNYQISQNERLTEMNRIWSLGFQINIPLFDGFANRAAVQQTETALKQVQLGGTQMKVGVEFEVRAAYLNLRGAETIIDVQREAVAQAQESVRIANLQFQNGIITTVALTDTQLALAQAEVNRLQAYHDYIVGLARLEKAIGQKL; this comes from the coding sequence GAACCACAGGTTTTGACATTAGAGGAAAGTATTGAACTTGCCAAACAGAACAATCTTACCCTTCAGACTGCTGAGCAGAACCTCAAAGCTGCCGAGGCACAAGTCAGCGCAGCACGCGCAGGACTCTTGCCAAGAATCACAGCCAGTGGTAATTACACCTATTTTAAAGATATACAAAAATCGGTAATTCAAGCCGAGGGCGGCTTTGGATTCCCAACGCCGGACGGAGAAATGGATGCTCCGGAACCCCCCAGTGCCGATAACGAATCCGACTTGATTGAGTTGGAATTCGGTGCCCATCACAACGCACAAGGCACCGTCAATTTAACACAGCCTGTCTTCGCTTGGGGACGCTATTATTACGGGTATCAAGCTGCCAAACTCAACTATCAGGCAGTCCAACGGGATGTTGATGCCGCTTCTAATCAACTCCGCTTAGATGTCTCTGAAGCATTCTATGGCGCGCTCGTCGCGCAGGAGTTTGTAAGAGTTGCCCAGCAAAGTGTTTCTTTGGTTGAAGAGCAACTCGCAATCGCAGAAGCATCGCTGAGTGCAGGGGCTGCGACCAATTTTGATGTCCTTCGTGCCAAAGTCCAACTCGCAAACGCCAGATCCCAACTCATTCGTGCTCAGAACGGTGTTCAAACCGCCAAAAACGCCTATAAAACCGTCCTTAATATACCTCTCGCCGAGAGTATATCGGTGAAGGGGACACTTGAAATCTCAGAAAATCGTAAAATACCAGCGTTAAACCTTGATGCGCTCGTCCAACAGGCACTTGAAAATCGTCCTGAAGTGCATCGCACACAATTTACTGAACTTGCTGCCCGTAAACAGATTGATGTCGCCAAAACACGAAGCCGTCCGGACCTCGGATTCTTCAGTAACTACCAAATTTCACAGAATGAAAGACTCACCGAAATGAATAGGATTTGGAGCCTCGGATTTCAAATCAATATTCCACTTTTTGATGGATTTGCCAACCGCGCCGCCGTGCAACAAACCGAGACCGCTCTCAAACAGGTCCAGTTGGGCGGAACGCAAATGAAAGTCGGGGTTGAATTTGAAGTCCGTGCTGCGTACCTCAACCTCCGTGGGGCAGAAACGATTATTGATGTTCAACGTGAGGCAGTTGCCCAAGCACAAGAGAGTGTACGCATTGCGAATCTCCAATTTCAGAACGGAATTATTACCACAGTCGCGTTGACGGATACGCAGCTCGCACTCGCACAAGCAGAAGTTAATCGCCTGCAGGCATATCACGATTACATTGTCGGCTTAGCGAGGCTCGAAAAAGCGATAGGACAAAAACTATAA
- a CDS encoding efflux RND transporter periplasmic adaptor subunit: MKKVLIGILIVLALVVIISLPRLLKPEEPEIQQAQATVLKPVEITKAARGEIRSELELSGTIQAESQISVFPKVAGRLVALNVDEGDKIKKGTSLAVVEHEELELTVQQAEATLKAAETAYEQAKQLAEVRVNSQIAQAKGQFRAAEIALQQVVDLSKIRTVTQIEQAEAALGSLVANLQKIKSGARDEDRRQAEAGLSQADANLANARSNHERMLKLFQNGAISQQSVESAKTQLDVAVAQHKIASEQLQLIDNGARAEDVRAMEAQVEQAEASLRLAQTQADTRTWEKDIELAQSQVETARAGLISAGALKTAKSWEAEITSAKTARTQAEVALKLAQKRLNDATIRAPISGVISRRSLDLGGMALPASPLFEIVNIDTVKATVEVIEVQLSQLALNQQASIEIDGIDAQMSGSVAFISPTLTPARRTATVEVHIDNPDGTLKPGMFAKVTIPVKVHADAILISRAALVEDANANTQSVFVIEDGVSQRRVVEIGLLRAGEAEVLSGLTEGEAVVTAGQHSLRQGESVRVVNP; the protein is encoded by the coding sequence GTGAAGAAAGTCCTGATAGGTATACTCATAGTATTAGCATTAGTGGTGATTATTAGCCTGCCACGGCTTCTAAAACCGGAAGAACCGGAAATCCAACAAGCCCAAGCCACAGTCCTGAAACCGGTGGAAATTACAAAAGCAGCACGTGGAGAGATCCGTTCAGAACTCGAATTGTCCGGCACGATTCAAGCAGAATCACAAATCAGCGTTTTTCCGAAAGTCGCGGGGCGGCTTGTTGCTTTAAACGTAGATGAGGGCGACAAAATAAAAAAAGGCACATCTCTTGCGGTTGTGGAGCATGAGGAACTCGAACTCACAGTGCAACAGGCGGAGGCGACCCTGAAAGCCGCGGAAACTGCCTATGAACAGGCAAAGCAGCTCGCAGAAGTCCGTGTAAACTCGCAGATTGCACAGGCGAAGGGGCAGTTTCGTGCTGCAGAGATCGCACTACAACAGGTGGTTGACCTCTCTAAAATCCGAACGGTCACGCAAATAGAGCAGGCAGAAGCCGCATTGGGGTCTCTTGTCGCAAATCTTCAGAAAATCAAAAGCGGTGCTCGTGATGAAGACCGACGACAAGCGGAGGCAGGATTGAGTCAAGCCGACGCAAACCTCGCCAATGCCAGAAGTAATCACGAACGCATGCTGAAACTCTTCCAAAATGGGGCAATTAGTCAGCAGTCCGTTGAAAGCGCAAAGACGCAGTTAGACGTTGCCGTTGCTCAACATAAAATAGCTTCTGAACAACTTCAACTGATTGATAACGGCGCACGTGCTGAGGATGTGAGAGCCATGGAGGCACAAGTTGAGCAGGCAGAAGCCTCCTTACGACTCGCACAGACCCAAGCCGATACGAGGACATGGGAGAAAGACATTGAACTCGCGCAGTCCCAAGTCGAAACCGCACGTGCTGGACTCATCTCCGCGGGAGCTTTGAAGACGGCTAAGAGTTGGGAAGCCGAAATTACGTCCGCGAAAACCGCACGCACCCAGGCAGAGGTCGCTCTGAAACTCGCGCAAAAGCGTCTGAACGATGCCACAATTCGTGCCCCGATTTCCGGGGTCATCTCCAGACGCTCCTTGGATTTAGGGGGCATGGCACTTCCTGCCTCGCCGCTCTTTGAGATCGTTAATATTGATACCGTTAAAGCTACTGTTGAGGTTATTGAAGTCCAGTTGAGCCAATTGGCACTCAATCAACAGGCATCCATAGAGATTGATGGCATAGATGCCCAGATGTCCGGGAGTGTCGCCTTTATTAGTCCAACGCTAACGCCAGCGCGTCGCACGGCTACCGTTGAAGTTCATATTGACAACCCAGATGGAACTCTTAAACCCGGAATGTTCGCGAAGGTTACCATCCCTGTCAAAGTGCATGCCGATGCGATTCTTATCTCGCGTGCCGCACTCGTTGAGGACGCGAATGCCAACACGCAGAGCGTCTTTGTCATTGAGGATGGGGTCAGCCAGCGTCGTGTTGTAGAAATAGGTCTTTTGCGTGCTGGTGAAGCTGAAGTCCTGAGTGGACTTACCGAGGGCGAAGCGGTTGTCACTGCTGGACAACATTCTCTAAGACAGGGCGAAAGTGTCAGGGTCGTTAATCCATAG